The segment GTGTGGAAGCAGACAAATCAAGGATAGGGACTATCCTGTTTGGTAAACCAGCACTCAAAGACAGGGATGAAGAGGAAATAAGAGGATACAGGCAGGCACTTGCATTGATTCATGATCAAAAAGAGAAGCTTCCTGTCTCTGAAAAAACTATTTTAAAGCTGCATAAACTTGCACGTGGGAAGATTTGGGATGCAGGGAAATACAAGGAAAAAGATGGAGATATTATCGAAAAATACCCTGATGGACG is part of the Desulfatiglans sp. genome and harbors:
- a CDS encoding Fic family protein yields the protein MMTMKMFTRKFESIPAITSWYLSDISESKGRQELFTRQSPQRLKVLREHALIESAVSSNRIEGVEADKSRIGTILFGKPALKDRDEEEIRGYRQALALIHDQKEKLPVSEKTILKLHKLARGKIWDAGKYKEKDGDIIEKYPDGR